One Mycobacteriales bacterium DNA segment encodes these proteins:
- a CDS encoding ATP-binding protein, which yields MTSRPSRQSGLPLAVWAGLLCGGAVVTVVGITAAFLRARGALDATAAEALGLGASAGLLLALTAVVGASRVAAGLRGLHSDAVERLTDPSAPVGRPGSRRLAARASTELAELARVLDALHLRVRVADDLGERHRRDAETAGAGVFELLSGLVAAEEGARGQLAAELHDTVAQSLMIARGLLAGKPTEPHEIAKLTDYVEDAEEQVRAVMARTRPPALREGDLASAVGGLRLDMEARYGLQVAVTWPESAYPLPLASAVTVYRFFQEALLNVVKHADVDDAAVSLVVDEDCVVASVRDEGPGFDPASVRPDRGRHVGLGLLRERARLSGGSLEVDAAPGAGTTLTLRLPRPSSAVAPPELAVPVPTQAEPVDRRNRVRL from the coding sequence ATGACCTCGCGACCGTCGCGCCAGAGCGGCCTGCCCCTTGCGGTGTGGGCGGGTCTGCTGTGCGGTGGTGCGGTCGTCACGGTCGTCGGCATCACGGCCGCGTTCCTGCGGGCGCGCGGCGCCCTCGACGCCACCGCCGCCGAGGCGCTCGGGCTCGGGGCCAGCGCGGGTCTCCTGCTCGCGCTCACGGCCGTCGTCGGCGCGTCCCGCGTCGCCGCCGGGCTGCGGGGGCTGCACTCCGACGCTGTCGAGCGACTCACCGACCCGAGCGCCCCCGTGGGCCGTCCCGGTTCGCGCCGGCTCGCGGCGCGGGCCTCCACCGAGCTCGCGGAGCTGGCCCGGGTGCTCGACGCGCTGCACCTGCGGGTGCGTGTCGCGGACGACCTCGGGGAGCGTCACCGCCGCGACGCCGAGACCGCCGGGGCGGGCGTCTTCGAGCTGCTGTCCGGCCTGGTCGCCGCGGAGGAGGGCGCCCGCGGGCAGCTCGCCGCGGAACTCCACGACACCGTGGCCCAGTCGCTGATGATCGCGCGCGGGCTGCTCGCAGGGAAGCCGACCGAGCCCCACGAGATCGCCAAGCTGACCGACTACGTCGAGGACGCCGAGGAGCAGGTCCGCGCTGTCATGGCGCGCACCCGCCCGCCGGCGCTGCGCGAGGGCGACCTCGCCTCGGCGGTCGGCGGCCTGCGCCTGGACATGGAGGCGCGCTACGGCCTACAGGTCGCGGTCACGTGGCCGGAGTCGGCGTACCCCTTGCCCCTGGCCAGTGCCGTGACGGTCTACCGCTTCTTCCAGGAGGCGCTGCTCAACGTCGTCAAGCACGCCGACGTCGACGACGCCGCTGTGTCGCTCGTCGTCGACGAGGACTGCGTCGTGGCGTCGGTGCGCGACGAGGGGCCGGGCTTCGACCCGGCCTCGGTGCGCCCGGACCGCGGGCGTCACGTCGGTCTGGGTCTGCTGCGCGAGCGGGCCCGGCTCTCGGGCGGGAGCCTCGAGGTCGACGCGGCGCCCGGGGCGGGTACGACGTTGACGCTGCGGCTGCCGCGCCCGTCGTCGGCGGTCGCCCCGCCGGAGCTCGCGGTGCCGGTGCCGACGCAGGCCGAGCCGGTCGACCGGCGCAACCGGGTGCGTCTCTAG
- a CDS encoding DUF3000 domain-containing protein, whose product MALPVEPVDPFAGLRDGVFGAIPDATRPGLVITEVPAPRKLAPHALALSAEVTRDGEEVASGRFVVLHDPAGQEGWRGDTRVVAFVSADVDAEMAADPALAGVGWQWLEEALVERGAAHTAAGGTVTRTSSRRFGQLEEPDETNEVEVRASWTAVAGPSGAVELGRHLRAWCDLLSSTAGLPPVGVTALRR is encoded by the coding sequence GTGGCACTCCCCGTCGAGCCGGTCGACCCCTTCGCGGGGCTGCGTGACGGCGTCTTCGGCGCGATCCCCGACGCGACGCGCCCGGGCCTGGTCATCACCGAGGTGCCCGCCCCCCGCAAGCTCGCTCCGCACGCCCTGGCGCTGTCTGCCGAGGTCACCCGCGACGGCGAGGAGGTCGCGAGCGGCCGCTTCGTCGTGCTGCACGACCCGGCGGGCCAGGAGGGCTGGCGGGGCGACACCCGCGTCGTGGCCTTCGTCTCCGCCGACGTCGACGCCGAGATGGCCGCGGACCCTGCCCTCGCGGGCGTCGGGTGGCAGTGGCTCGAGGAGGCTCTCGTCGAGCGCGGCGCGGCCCACACCGCCGCCGGCGGCACCGTGACCCGCACCTCGTCGCGCCGCTTCGGCCAGCTCGAGGAGCCCGACGAGACCAACGAGGTCGAGGTCCGCGCCTCGTGGACCGCGGTCGCCGGGCCATCCGGCGCGGTCGAGCTGGGCCGCCACCTGCGGGCGTGGTGCGACCTGCTCAGCTCCACGGCCGGCCTCCCGCCGGTCGGCGTCACCGCACTGCGCCGCTAG
- a CDS encoding DMT family transporter, whose product MSAALALLSSLLWGTSDYLGGAASRRLPIPSVLGLAQLVALLGLVPLAVVTGELTAERSYAAPAIGAGLVGVVALGAFYRALAVGTMGVVAPIAALGVVVPVVAGLLDGERPSTLQIAGILVAVAGVVLASGPELSCKAGLEPLLLAALAAVGFGVVLLLVAQGSEDGGSVVMVLLTMRLTVVLLLTVLLVALVLSRRRTWELGVRRGDLGLLVAIGIGDVAANGAYAVASQSSLVSVTAVLASLYPVMTALLAYRFDGERLRPIQVGGTALALAGVVLLAAG is encoded by the coding sequence GTGTCGGCTGCCCTCGCTCTGCTCTCCAGCCTCCTGTGGGGCACCAGCGACTACCTCGGCGGCGCGGCCAGCCGCCGGCTGCCCATCCCGAGCGTCCTCGGGCTCGCCCAGCTCGTCGCGTTGCTCGGTCTGGTGCCGCTCGCCGTCGTGACCGGTGAGCTCACCGCGGAGCGGTCCTACGCCGCGCCCGCCATCGGTGCCGGGCTCGTCGGCGTCGTCGCGCTCGGGGCGTTCTACCGTGCGCTGGCCGTCGGCACGATGGGCGTCGTCGCCCCCATCGCGGCCCTCGGCGTGGTCGTCCCCGTCGTCGCCGGCCTGCTCGACGGCGAGCGCCCGAGCACGCTCCAGATCGCGGGCATCCTGGTCGCCGTCGCGGGCGTGGTCCTCGCGAGCGGCCCGGAGCTCTCCTGCAAGGCGGGCCTCGAACCCCTCCTGCTCGCCGCGCTCGCGGCGGTCGGCTTCGGTGTCGTGCTGCTGCTCGTCGCGCAGGGCTCCGAGGACGGCGGCTCGGTCGTCATGGTGCTGCTCACGATGCGGCTCACCGTGGTGCTGCTGCTCACCGTCCTGCTCGTCGCGCTGGTGCTGTCGCGCCGCCGGACCTGGGAGCTCGGGGTGCGCCGGGGCGACCTCGGGCTGCTCGTCGCGATCGGCATCGGTGACGTCGCGGCCAACGGTGCCTACGCCGTCGCGAGCCAGTCCTCGCTGGTCAGCGTCACGGCCGTGCTCGCCTCGCTCTACCCGGTCATGACCGCCCTGCTGGCCTACCGCTTCGACGGCGAGCGCCTGCGGCCGATCCAGGTCGGGGGGACGGCCCTCGCACTGGCCGGGGTGGTCCTGCTCGCCGCGGGCTGA
- the hemE gene encoding uroporphyrinogen decarboxylase: MTATPHDSTFLRACRREPVEHTPVWFMRQAGRALPEYRALREGTGMLESCFRPDMVTEITLQPVRRFGVDAAIFFSDIVVPLKAIGVDLDIVAGVGPVVAEPFRTRADLDRLPELVDVPEVAEAVRLLVAELGATPLIGFAGAPFTLASYLVEGGPSKDQCRTKALMYGDPALWDALMERLAQIALAFLRVQVDAGASAVQLFDSWVGALPAADYRRYVAPHSQRILAGVADVPRIHFGVGTGELLHDMGAVGADVVGVDWRVPLDEAVRRVGPGKAVQGNLDPTLVFAPWEVLEAKVRETVALGRAAEGHVFNLGHGVLPETDPDVLTRVVETVHGA; this comes from the coding sequence ATGACCGCCACCCCCCACGACTCCACCTTCCTGCGCGCCTGCCGCCGCGAGCCCGTCGAGCACACCCCGGTGTGGTTCATGCGCCAGGCCGGCCGTGCGCTGCCGGAGTACCGCGCGCTCCGCGAGGGCACCGGGATGCTCGAGTCCTGCTTCCGCCCCGACATGGTCACAGAGATCACCCTGCAGCCCGTACGCCGCTTCGGCGTCGACGCGGCCATCTTCTTCAGCGACATCGTGGTGCCCCTCAAGGCGATCGGGGTCGACCTCGACATCGTGGCCGGCGTCGGACCGGTCGTCGCGGAGCCCTTCCGCACCCGCGCGGACCTCGACCGGCTGCCCGAGCTCGTCGACGTCCCCGAGGTCGCCGAGGCCGTCCGACTGCTCGTCGCGGAGCTCGGCGCGACGCCGCTCATCGGCTTCGCCGGCGCGCCGTTCACGCTCGCGTCGTACCTGGTCGAGGGTGGACCGTCGAAGGACCAGTGCAGGACCAAGGCCCTGATGTACGGCGACCCCGCCCTGTGGGACGCCCTCATGGAGCGGCTGGCGCAGATCGCCCTGGCGTTCCTGCGCGTGCAGGTCGACGCCGGCGCGAGCGCGGTGCAGCTGTTCGACTCGTGGGTGGGCGCGCTGCCTGCCGCGGACTACCGCCGCTACGTCGCGCCGCACTCGCAGCGCATCCTCGCGGGTGTCGCGGACGTGCCGCGGATCCACTTCGGCGTCGGCACGGGTGAGCTGCTGCACGACATGGGCGCGGTCGGCGCGGACGTCGTCGGCGTCGACTGGCGGGTGCCGCTCGACGAGGCGGTGCGCCGGGTCGGCCCGGGCAAGGCCGTGCAGGGCAACCTCGACCCGACGCTGGTCTTCGCGCCGTGGGAGGTCCTGGAGGCCAAGGTCCGCGAGACGGTGGCGCTGGGCCGGGCCGCGGAGGGGCACGTGTTCAACCTGGGCCACGGCGTGCTGCCGGAGACCGACCCCGACGTACTCACCCGCGTCGTCGAGACCGTCCACGGGGCGTAG
- a CDS encoding MFS transporter, with amino-acid sequence MRARPSLVLVATSLAAFTATLDNTVVSVALRDVQRDLDVGVSGLQGVVTSYTVALAALLLTGGALADVLGRRRTLLAGLVVFSAASALCATADSASALIGWRALQGAGAALVLPGALAVLASAYPDPARRGRAVGVWAATGALALVAGPIVGGLLVEARGWPWVFWVNLPLCAGVAVIAATAPSEPATPGRRLDVPGQVLAAGGLAALTYAVVRLGRDGLGDAVLPAVAGVLLLVAFAVVERRTADPLLPLGLLRDRPFVGATTAAFAASLAVFVLLVFVSLFLQLVVDLEALPTALRLLPLTVGLVVVAPAAARLAVARGPRLPVVAGLVVAAAGVAATAVVLSPEVGTVPLAVTLGITGVGLGLTGAPVVAQSLDAVSVDRSGLGAATVNVARELGGVVAVAGLGALVVSRLAADLTSRLLALGVSPGPAEVVVDTVLRGETSTDGVLAATGGTVALEALLQLRTAAEASFVGSTRAALVGAAAVLLLSAAVAARTMRAR; translated from the coding sequence GTGCGCGCCCGCCCCAGCCTCGTCCTCGTCGCGACGTCCCTCGCGGCCTTCACGGCGACGCTCGACAACACCGTCGTGTCGGTGGCCCTGCGCGACGTGCAGCGCGACCTCGACGTCGGCGTCTCGGGACTGCAGGGGGTCGTCACCTCCTACACCGTCGCGCTCGCGGCGCTGCTGCTCACCGGCGGGGCGCTCGCCGACGTCCTCGGGCGGCGGCGCACGCTGCTGGCCGGGCTGGTCGTCTTCTCCGCCGCGAGCGCCCTGTGCGCGACGGCTGACAGCGCGTCGGCGCTCATCGGCTGGCGGGCCCTGCAGGGCGCGGGGGCCGCGCTCGTGCTGCCGGGGGCGCTCGCGGTGCTGGCCTCGGCGTACCCCGACCCTGCCCGTCGTGGCCGCGCCGTCGGCGTGTGGGCGGCCACCGGCGCACTGGCCCTCGTCGCGGGGCCGATCGTCGGCGGGCTGCTGGTCGAGGCGCGCGGCTGGCCGTGGGTGTTCTGGGTCAACCTGCCGCTGTGCGCGGGGGTCGCGGTCATCGCCGCGACCGCACCGAGCGAGCCCGCGACGCCGGGCCGGCGGCTCGACGTGCCCGGGCAGGTGCTGGCCGCGGGCGGGCTGGCGGCGCTGACCTACGCCGTGGTCCGGCTCGGCCGCGACGGGCTCGGTGACGCGGTCCTGCCCGCCGTCGCCGGGGTCCTGCTGCTGGTCGCCTTCGCCGTCGTCGAGCGACGCACCGCCGACCCGCTGCTGCCGCTCGGGCTCCTGCGCGACCGGCCGTTCGTCGGCGCGACGACCGCGGCCTTCGCGGCCTCGCTCGCGGTCTTCGTGCTGCTGGTCTTCGTCAGCCTGTTCCTGCAGCTCGTCGTCGACCTCGAGGCGCTCCCCACGGCGCTGCGCCTGCTGCCGCTCACCGTCGGCCTGGTCGTGGTCGCGCCCGCCGCCGCCCGGCTCGCCGTCGCCCGCGGGCCGCGCCTGCCGGTCGTCGCGGGTCTGGTCGTCGCGGCTGCCGGTGTGGCCGCGACCGCGGTCGTCCTGAGCCCCGAGGTCGGGACGGTCCCGCTCGCGGTGACGCTCGGCATCACGGGGGTCGGGCTCGGGCTGACCGGCGCGCCCGTCGTCGCGCAGAGCCTCGACGCGGTCTCGGTGGACCGCTCCGGGCTCGGCGCCGCGACCGTCAACGTCGCGCGCGAGCTCGGTGGGGTCGTCGCGGTCGCCGGCCTCGGCGCGCTGGTCGTCTCGCGCCTCGCCGCGGACCTGACGTCACGGCTGCTCGCGCTGGGGGTCTCCCCCGGCCCCGCCGAGGTCGTCGTCGACACGGTGCTGCGCGGCGAGACCTCCACCGACGGGGTGCTCGCGGCCACTGGGGGGACGGTCGCGCTCGAGGCCCTGCTGCAGCTGCGGACCGCGGCCGAGGCGTCCTTCGTCGGGTCGACGCGGGCCGCACTGGTCGGTGCGGCTGCGGTGCTGCTGCTGTCCGCCGCGGTCGCCGCCCGGACGATGCGCGCCCGCTGA
- a CDS encoding DUF4349 domain-containing protein: MRRPAAALLAPLLVLVLAGCSADSSDESATGMSGAAPVANGAAKAPGDGGSSGSTGGATTGGTTGGSTADRGRVSAVLRAVVRTATLVVEVEDVRKAADSARTLAQGAGGELAGEQSTAGADDARSVLTLRVPGTTLDATVDKLAALGDERERAVTSADVTEELVDLDSRVATQRASVARVRALLERASGLGDVVKIEGELAKREAELESLTARMRAVEDRVAMSTVTLTLVGDGTTLPSDPEEQLGFTGGLRNGWDAFTSTARVVAATAGALLPFLPFVLLAAWAARRWTTRGTVVAPAVDTRA; this comes from the coding sequence GTGAGACGACCCGCTGCCGCCCTGCTCGCCCCCCTGCTGGTGCTGGTCCTCGCCGGCTGCTCCGCCGACAGCAGCGATGAGTCGGCGACCGGCATGTCCGGCGCCGCTCCCGTCGCCAACGGGGCCGCCAAGGCTCCCGGTGACGGTGGGAGCAGCGGGTCGACCGGAGGCGCGACGACGGGTGGCACCACGGGCGGGAGCACCGCTGACCGCGGGCGGGTCAGCGCCGTCCTGCGCGCCGTCGTGCGCACCGCCACGCTCGTCGTCGAGGTCGAGGACGTCCGCAAAGCGGCCGACTCGGCGCGGACCCTGGCCCAGGGAGCCGGCGGCGAGCTGGCCGGCGAGCAGAGCACGGCCGGGGCGGACGACGCGCGGTCGGTGCTCACCCTGCGGGTCCCGGGCACCACGCTCGACGCCACCGTCGACAAGCTGGCGGCTCTCGGCGACGAGCGGGAGCGGGCAGTGACGAGCGCTGACGTCACCGAGGAGCTCGTCGACCTCGACAGCCGGGTCGCGACGCAGCGCGCCTCGGTCGCACGGGTCCGGGCGCTGCTCGAGCGGGCGTCGGGCCTCGGCGACGTCGTGAAGATCGAAGGCGAGCTCGCCAAGCGGGAGGCAGAGCTCGAGTCGTTGACGGCCCGGATGCGCGCGGTCGAGGACCGGGTCGCGATGTCGACGGTCACCCTGACGCTGGTCGGCGACGGCACCACGCTGCCGAGCGACCCCGAGGAGCAGCTCGGCTTCACCGGCGGGCTGCGCAACGGCTGGGACGCCTTCACGTCGACGGCCCGGGTCGTGGCCGCGACCGCCGGGGCGCTGCTGCCGTTCCTGCCCTTCGTGCTCCTCGCGGCGTGGGCGGCCCGCCGTTGGACGACGCGTGGGACGGTCGTCGCGCCAGCGGTCGACACCAGGGCATAG
- the hemG gene encoding protoporphyrinogen oxidase, which yields MPTPPTVAVVGGGMAGLAAAAELTAAGARVIVLEASGRVGGKLRSSEVGGLVVDEGADAFLLRVPEAAELAAYAGVEVTSPATAEAAVWSRGRMCPLPTGTLLGIPADLASLARSELLSARGLARVPLDLALPGAPVVDDVSVGELVAKRLGREVVERLVDPLLGGVYAGRADRISLQAALPQLVAPLLRHRSLLLAAREVTTAPKGAGPVFGGVVGGMGLLPAAVARATGAEVRLQTVVRSLERTPTGWRLETGSAADPQHLDVDAVVLAVPAAAAARLLRDVVPTAAAELATVESASVGIVTLVLDGPTPGRGSGYLVPAVDGRTTKAVTFTSRKWAHLAGDLCVVRASVGRHGDEVELQRDDAELVAIVRQELQDAVGPLPPVVDSRVTRWGGGLPQYAVGHLDKVARVRRAVAARPGLAVGGAAYDGVGVPAVVRSGRAAARAALASLTMGS from the coding sequence GTGCCCACGCCCCCGACCGTCGCCGTCGTCGGTGGCGGGATGGCCGGCCTGGCCGCAGCCGCCGAGCTGACCGCAGCCGGCGCGCGCGTGATCGTCCTCGAGGCCTCCGGAAGGGTCGGCGGCAAGCTGCGCAGCTCCGAGGTCGGCGGGCTCGTCGTCGACGAGGGCGCGGACGCGTTCCTGCTGCGGGTGCCCGAGGCCGCGGAGCTCGCGGCGTACGCCGGGGTCGAGGTCACGAGCCCCGCCACCGCAGAGGCGGCCGTGTGGTCGCGCGGGCGGATGTGCCCGCTGCCGACCGGGACCCTGCTGGGCATCCCGGCCGACCTCGCGAGCCTGGCCCGCTCGGAGCTGCTGAGTGCCCGCGGGCTCGCCCGCGTCCCGCTCGACCTCGCCCTGCCCGGCGCGCCTGTCGTGGACGACGTGAGCGTCGGCGAGCTCGTCGCGAAGCGGCTCGGTCGCGAGGTCGTCGAGCGGCTCGTCGACCCGCTGCTCGGCGGGGTCTACGCCGGCCGCGCCGACCGGATCTCGCTGCAGGCCGCGCTGCCCCAGCTCGTCGCGCCGCTGCTGAGGCACCGCTCGCTGCTGCTCGCCGCGCGCGAGGTCACTACCGCGCCGAAGGGGGCCGGCCCGGTCTTCGGCGGCGTCGTCGGCGGGATGGGCCTGCTGCCCGCGGCCGTCGCGCGCGCGACCGGCGCCGAGGTCCGGTTGCAGACCGTCGTGCGGAGCCTCGAGCGCACCCCGACCGGCTGGCGGCTCGAGACCGGCAGTGCGGCCGATCCCCAGCACCTCGACGTCGACGCCGTCGTCCTCGCCGTCCCGGCTGCGGCGGCCGCCAGGCTGCTGCGCGACGTCGTCCCGACCGCCGCCGCCGAGCTCGCCACCGTCGAGTCCGCCAGCGTCGGCATCGTCACGCTCGTCCTCGACGGGCCGACGCCCGGCCGGGGGAGCGGCTACCTCGTGCCCGCCGTCGACGGCCGCACCACCAAGGCCGTGACCTTCACCAGCCGCAAGTGGGCCCACCTCGCCGGAGACCTCTGCGTCGTACGCGCCTCGGTCGGTCGTCACGGCGACGAGGTCGAGCTGCAGCGCGACGACGCCGAGCTCGTCGCGATCGTCCGCCAGGAGCTCCAGGACGCCGTCGGGCCGCTGCCGCCGGTGGTCGACAGTCGAGTCACGAGGTGGGGCGGCGGGCTCCCGCAGTACGCCGTCGGCCACCTCGACAAGGTCGCCCGGGTCCGCCGCGCCGTCGCCGCGCGCCCGGGTCTCGCGGTGGGCGGAGCGGCGTACGACGGGGTCGGTGTGCCGGCCGTCGTGCGCAGTGGCCGGGCCGCGGCGCGGGCCGCGCTGGCCTCCCTCACAATGGGGTCATGA
- a CDS encoding chlorite dismutase family protein, with protein sequence MTESTAPSPASAKELNEQLLYTMYAVFRAETRLPDEARQELAAEAQTFLDEALHKDVYTRGTYDVSGYKGDADLLVWWTCPDPDVLQDTYARFRQTGLGRHLAPVWSSVGLHRPAEFNRNHIPAYVRREDPKRYVCVYPFNRSLDWYLLPDYERRGMLAEHGLQGREFEDVRANTVAAFGLGDYEWLLAFEADELHRIVDCLRHLRSSRARLHTKLETPFFSGVSKPLADLVRSLP encoded by the coding sequence ATGACCGAGTCGACCGCGCCCTCGCCCGCATCGGCCAAGGAGCTCAACGAGCAGCTCCTCTACACGATGTACGCCGTCTTCCGCGCCGAGACGCGGCTGCCCGACGAGGCGCGTCAGGAGCTGGCCGCGGAGGCGCAGACGTTCCTCGACGAGGCGCTGCACAAGGACGTCTACACCCGCGGGACCTACGACGTGTCGGGCTACAAGGGCGACGCCGACCTGCTCGTGTGGTGGACCTGCCCGGACCCCGACGTGCTGCAGGACACCTACGCGCGGTTCCGCCAGACGGGTCTCGGTCGCCACCTGGCGCCGGTCTGGTCGAGCGTCGGCCTGCACCGGCCGGCGGAGTTCAACCGCAACCACATCCCGGCCTACGTCCGGCGCGAGGACCCCAAGCGCTACGTCTGCGTCTACCCCTTCAACCGCTCGCTCGACTGGTACCTCCTGCCCGACTACGAGCGCCGCGGCATGCTCGCCGAGCACGGCCTGCAGGGACGCGAGTTCGAGGACGTGCGGGCCAACACCGTCGCGGCCTTCGGCCTCGGTGACTACGAGTGGCTGCTGGCCTTCGAGGCCGACGAGCTGCACCGCATCGTCGACTGCCTGCGCCACCTGCGCTCGTCGCGGGCCCGGCTGCACACCAAGCTCGAGACCCCGTTCTTCAGCGGGGTCAGCAAGCCGCTCGCCGACCTGGTCCGCTCCCTGCCCTGA
- a CDS encoding ATP-binding protein, translating to MVQAVDLPGDPSSVRTARRFVRASLEAAELGELDDLVDTALLLISEVATNAVLHARSGYRVEVAVVEGAVRFSVLDDSPVKVHRRVNRLEAATGRGLGMVEALATRWGPTGTDGLRGRAKGIWFELPTDPAALRSLSESVELEVADR from the coding sequence GTGGTGCAGGCCGTCGACCTGCCGGGCGACCCCTCGAGCGTCCGTACCGCGCGCCGCTTCGTGCGCGCCTCGCTGGAGGCCGCCGAGCTCGGCGAGCTCGACGACCTCGTCGACACCGCGCTGCTGCTCATCAGCGAGGTGGCGACCAACGCCGTCCTGCACGCCCGCAGCGGCTACCGCGTCGAGGTCGCCGTCGTCGAGGGGGCCGTGCGCTTCAGCGTGCTCGACGACTCCCCCGTCAAGGTCCACCGCCGCGTCAACCGGCTCGAGGCCGCGACCGGCCGCGGCCTCGGCATGGTCGAGGCGCTCGCCACCCGGTGGGGTCCGACCGGGACCGACGGCCTGCGGGGCCGGGCGAAGGGGATCTGGTTCGAGCTGCCCACCGACCCGGCCGCGCTGCGCTCGCTGTCGGAGTCCGTCGAGCTCGAGGTCGCCGACCGCTAG